A single region of the Ciconia boyciana chromosome 13, ASM3463844v1, whole genome shotgun sequence genome encodes:
- the MPV17L gene encoding mpv17-like protein isoform X4, whose translation MAGALLRGGVRRFPWLCNVLLYGGLFAAGDAAQQLWRRRRRGQPPDWAQTRRVALVALAFHGNFSYVWLRALERALPGRRPAAVLGKVLCDQLLGAPVAILAFYTGMSILQRKEDIFSDCKKKFWNTYKTGLMYWPFVQILLPLPLKGQSIEEYMGVSTPVRD comes from the exons ATGGCCGGGGCGCTGCTGCGCGGCGGAGTGCGCCGCTTCCCCTGGCTCTGCAACGTGCTGCTCTACGGCGGGCTCTTCGCGGCGGGCGACGCGGCCCAGCAGctgtggcggcggcggcggcgggggcagccgcCCGACTGGGCGCAGACGCGGCGCGTAGCGCTGGTGGCCCTCGCCTTCCACGGCAACTTCAGCTACGTCTGGCTGCGGGCGCTGGAGCGGGCGctgcccggccgccgcccggccgccgtCCTCGGCAAGGTGCTCTGCGACCAGCTCCTCGGCGCCCCCGTCGCCATCCTCGCCTTCTACACGG GTATGAGCAtccttcagaggaaagaagacaTCTTTTCAGactgtaaaaagaaattttggaaTACATATAAG acgGGACTGATGTACTGGCCTTTTGTACAG ATACTTCTTCCTTTGCCCCTCAAGGGTCAAAGTATTGAAGAGTACATGGGAGTCTCGACACCTGTAAGAGACTGA
- the MPV17L gene encoding mpv17-like protein isoform X3: protein MAGALLRGGVRRFPWLCNVLLYGGLFAAGDAAQQLWRRRRRGQPPDWAQTRRVALVALAFHGNFSYVWLRALERALPGRRPAAVLGKVLCDQLLGAPVAILAFYTGMSILQRKEDIFSDCKKKFWNTYKTGLMYWPFVQSGDGTAKSAFMWLQREKVNADEESSEK from the exons ATGGCCGGGGCGCTGCTGCGCGGCGGAGTGCGCCGCTTCCCCTGGCTCTGCAACGTGCTGCTCTACGGCGGGCTCTTCGCGGCGGGCGACGCGGCCCAGCAGctgtggcggcggcggcggcgggggcagccgcCCGACTGGGCGCAGACGCGGCGCGTAGCGCTGGTGGCCCTCGCCTTCCACGGCAACTTCAGCTACGTCTGGCTGCGGGCGCTGGAGCGGGCGctgcccggccgccgcccggccgccgtCCTCGGCAAGGTGCTCTGCGACCAGCTCCTCGGCGCCCCCGTCGCCATCCTCGCCTTCTACACGG GTATGAGCAtccttcagaggaaagaagacaTCTTTTCAGactgtaaaaagaaattttggaaTACATATAAG acgGGACTGATGTACTGGCCTTTTGTACAG AGTGGAGATGGCACAGCAAAGTCAGCATTTATGTGGCTCCAAAGAGAGAAGGTCAATGCAGATGAAGAATCATCAGAGAAATAA
- the MPV17L gene encoding mpv17-like protein isoform X2: protein MAGALLRGGVRRFPWLCNVLLYGGLFAAGDAAQQLWRRRRRGQPPDWAQTRRVALVALAFHGNFSYVWLRALERALPGRRPAAVLGKVLCDQLLGAPVAILAFYTGMSILQRKEDIFSDCKKKFWNTYKTGLMYWPFVQLSNFILVPVYLRTAYTGLCGFVWATFICFSQQSGDGTAKSAFMWLQREKVNADEESSEK, encoded by the exons ATGGCCGGGGCGCTGCTGCGCGGCGGAGTGCGCCGCTTCCCCTGGCTCTGCAACGTGCTGCTCTACGGCGGGCTCTTCGCGGCGGGCGACGCGGCCCAGCAGctgtggcggcggcggcggcgggggcagccgcCCGACTGGGCGCAGACGCGGCGCGTAGCGCTGGTGGCCCTCGCCTTCCACGGCAACTTCAGCTACGTCTGGCTGCGGGCGCTGGAGCGGGCGctgcccggccgccgcccggccgccgtCCTCGGCAAGGTGCTCTGCGACCAGCTCCTCGGCGCCCCCGTCGCCATCCTCGCCTTCTACACGG GTATGAGCAtccttcagaggaaagaagacaTCTTTTCAGactgtaaaaagaaattttggaaTACATATAAG acgGGACTGATGTACTGGCCTTTTGTACAG CTGTCAAACTTCATTTTGGTCCCTGTTTACCTGCGAACAGCTTACACTGGGCTCTGTGGCTTTGTCTGGGCTaccttcatttgcttttcccaACAGAGTGGAGATGGCACAGCAAAGTCAGCATTTATGTGGCTCCAAAGAGAGAAGGTCAATGCAGATGAAGAATCATCAGAGAAATAA
- the MPV17L gene encoding mpv17-like protein isoform X1: MAPAFTNIPAVTPVSSARATGACYGGTKHLPPRTGPAGGRCTAPKNGLRPDSGGAPSDTRPGQQAALPRRAERGLPRRRAGGRAPGEARRRERSTHLLAGSRRTGSPRRAKPCFPELYLCSFKLELFFGMSILQRKEDIFSDCKKKFWNTYKTGLMYWPFVQLSNFILVPVYLRTAYTGLCGFVWATFICFSQQSGDGTAKSAFMWLQREKVNADEESSEK; the protein is encoded by the exons ATGGCTCCAGCCTTTACAAACATCCCGGCTGTCACTCCGGTGTCGTCAGCTCGGGCTACAGGGGCTTGTTACGGTGGCACCAAACACCTTCCTCCACGTACGGGTCCCGCAGGGGGACGCTGCACGGCCCCGAAGAACGGGCTTCGTCCAGACTCGGGGGGAGCCCCGAGCGACACCCGTCCCGGGCAACAggccgccctgccccgccgcgccgAGCGGGGCCTCCCGCGGCGGAGAGCAGGCGGACGTGCCCCGGGGGAGGCGAGGCGGCGGGAGCGCAGCACGCACCTGCTGGCGGGCTCCCGTCGGACGGGCAGTCCCCGGAGAGCCAAACCCTGTTTTCCGGAGCTTTATCTCTGTTCCTTCAAGCTGGAGTTATTTTTCG GTATGAGCAtccttcagaggaaagaagacaTCTTTTCAGactgtaaaaagaaattttggaaTACATATAAG acgGGACTGATGTACTGGCCTTTTGTACAG CTGTCAAACTTCATTTTGGTCCCTGTTTACCTGCGAACAGCTTACACTGGGCTCTGTGGCTTTGTCTGGGCTaccttcatttgcttttcccaACAGAGTGGAGATGGCACAGCAAAGTCAGCATTTATGTGGCTCCAAAGAGAGAAGGTCAATGCAGATGAAGAATCATCAGAGAAATAA